From one Rhodoferax sp. PAMC 29310 genomic stretch:
- a CDS encoding DUF1194 domain-containing protein, producing MKKLFKAIAVAALVGAAYLPSAHAVPVGLELVLLVDVSGSVDSTEFGLQKTGYVNAFNSAAVQNAILGSQLGAIAVTFVEWSGNNQQSQRVGWSMINSVASAQSFATAINNSTRAFTGRTAIQDAMIFGSGLFGNNGYEGLRLVMDVSGDGADNDTSGCNTIANARCGRDIALAAGVNAINGLPILGESGLLSYYQSNVQGGAGAFTLAANSFSDFSAAVERKLVTEITNKTPEPGSLALVGLALAGLVGMRRRRRRNS from the coding sequence ATGAAAAAGTTATTCAAAGCTATTGCCGTTGCTGCATTGGTTGGTGCGGCTTACCTGCCTTCCGCCCATGCAGTTCCGGTAGGGTTGGAATTGGTGTTGTTAGTTGACGTTTCGGGGTCGGTCGACAGCACGGAGTTCGGTTTGCAAAAAACTGGCTACGTCAATGCGTTCAACAGCGCAGCAGTTCAAAATGCAATCTTGGGCAGCCAGCTTGGCGCGATTGCTGTGACCTTTGTCGAGTGGTCAGGCAACAATCAGCAGTCGCAGCGTGTTGGCTGGAGCATGATCAACAGTGTAGCCAGCGCCCAATCGTTCGCCACCGCGATCAATAATTCGACTCGCGCCTTCACGGGTAGGACAGCGATTCAGGACGCGATGATTTTCGGTTCCGGCCTGTTCGGCAACAATGGCTACGAAGGTTTGCGGCTGGTGATGGACGTTTCCGGTGATGGCGCAGACAACGACACGAGCGGCTGCAATACTATTGCCAATGCGAGGTGTGGGCGCGATATTGCACTGGCTGCGGGCGTAAATGCCATCAACGGATTGCCCATTTTGGGTGAGAGCGGGCTGCTTTCGTACTACCAGTCCAATGTTCAAGGCGGAGCAGGGGCGTTTACCCTAGCTGCAAACAGTTTTTCTGATTTCAGCGCCGCTGTCGAGCGGAAACTGGTTACCGAGATCACTAACAAGACTCCGGAACCGGGCTCATTGGCACTCGTCGGCTTGGCGCTTGCCGGCCTGGTTGGCATGCGTCGGCGTCGGCGTCGGAATTCATAA